Below is a genomic region from Ursus arctos isolate Adak ecotype North America unplaced genomic scaffold, UrsArc2.0 scaffold_32, whole genome shotgun sequence.
CGGGTGAGAGGGTGGACGAACGAGTGCAGGCCCGCGGGAGCCCCTCCTGGGCGCCGCTGTCGGAATCCGGCCCACGCGCTCCTCTGCGGCGGAGAAGTTTGCACCCTCTCCCTTAGTtcggccccgcccccgctcccGCCCTAAGCGGCCATAGGGCGCCCTTAGCGGCCCTTCGTtcggccccgcccccactcccgCCCTTAGCGGCCTAAGGCGCAGGCGCGAGCGCGGGCGCAGCCGGGGGCGTGGCCACATTGCTCCCCCGCGCGCGCTCACTCGCGCGCGCGCTGCGTTCACGTGCAGCTCTGCTGAGCCCGAGCCCGACCCCGCCGAGTGTGGCCGCGCTTCGCCGACTCCGGCCATGGGCCCTGCAGCAGGCTCGGTGACGGCGCGCTACCTCGTGTACTTCCAGTACTTGGGCACGGACTTTAAGTACGTCTTCCAGACCTCCCATCCGTGCCCGCGGCCCCCACTTTGTCCCGGCGCCCGACGTGGGAGCGGGGGGAGCTAAATTTAGGACGCGCACCTCTGGTCGCCAGGCTGGACGCCCGGGGAGGGAACGGACCTTGGAGGGCCGCAGAGGGCGGGGAAGGGCCCGAACCCCGTCTGCTAACCTGAGCCCGCCTCCGCCCGCAGCGGGGTCGCGGCCGTCAGGGGCTCCCAGCGCGCCGTCGCCGTCGGGGTCCAGAACTACCTGGAGGTGAGCTCTGGCGGCCAGCCGCCCGGAATGGAAAGAGGGAGACCCGAGGGCGGCGCAGATGGGAGCCCCCGCGCTTCTGCGGCCCGGTCTTCGCCCTGCGCTGCCCACCCCGCCCCAGGCGGCTCTGTCCCCTCAGGAAGCTGCAAAGCGGCTGAATTCGGTGGTGCCAGTCAAGTTCACCATCTCCAGCCGCACGGATGCCGGGGTCCATGCCCTATGCAACGCGGCTCACCTGGACGTCCAGCGCCGCTCAGGCCAGCCCCCTTTCTCCCCAGAGGTCCTGGCAGAGGCTCTCAACGCCCACCTGAGGCACCCGGCCATCCGGTGAGCACCCATCTGCTGTCTCCAGACTGGTCCACCATGCGTGGAGGCCATAAGTCAGGAAGGACTTGGTGTCTGGACAGAACCCTGGGAGTGAGATACCAAGGTGTCGcttgggtgggtggagggatctGGAGTGCCTGATCTTGCTCCCACAGGATACTGCAGGCATTCCGAGTACCCAGTGACTTCCATGCCCGCCATGCAGCCACATCCAGGACCTACCTGTACCGCCTGGTCACTGGCTGCCACCGGCCTGACCAGCTGTCAGTGTTTGAACGGAACCGATGCTGGCCCCTGCGGGCAGGGTGAGTGTGGGTGTGAGCGAGTGGGAGGGGTTGTTAGACCCAGCTGGCTGGCTACTCCCTCCTGACCACTCACCTGGCTCCCTGCAGCTGCTTGGATGTGGGTGCCATGCGGGAAGCTGCCCAGCACCTGCTAGGGACGCATGACTTCAGTGCCTTCCAGTCAGCTGGCAGCCCGGCCACTAGCTCGGTGCGCACACTGCGccgagcctcagtgtcccctgaCCCAGGCAGCCCCTTTGTCCTCCCCCAGGAGAACAGGTAAGGAAGGGCACCCTGCACACTagccagaggctggggaagcTGGATTTAACTTCCCTGGCAGGGGTGGTGCAGACGCAGCAcacagctggggctggggacCCCCCTGGGCATCCATCATTCCTCACAGGGGGATACTAGTCAGCTGAGTGGCATGGCCCCAACAACCAAGAACCTACAGCTGTGCCCTCCCCCCAGGGTGGGTTCCTGCCCTGCCCTACCCTGCCCAGCTCAGCATTCATTGCCTAGTACATGGATCTTGGCAGCTGCTGAAAAGCCTTTGCTGAAAGAGAAGCACCAGGCCAGTGGTTCCGGCCCTACCTGCCAGGGGGTTGGCTCCGCTGCCCCTGGCACTGTCCCTGGGGCCTCTGGCCAG
It encodes:
- the PUSL1 gene encoding tRNA pseudouridine synthase-like 1 isoform X1, which produces MGPAAGSVTARYLVYFQYLGTDFNGVAAVRGSQRAVAVGVQNYLEEAAKRLNSVVPVKFTISSRTDAGVHALCNAAHLDVQRRSGQPPFSPEVLAEALNAHLRHPAIRILQAFRVPSDFHARHAATSRTYLYRLVTGCHRPDQLSVFERNRCWPLRAGCLDVGAMREAAQHLLGTHDFSAFQSAGSPATSSVRTLRRASVSPDPGSPFVLPQENRLRFWNLEFESQSFLYRQVRRMTAVLVAVGLGALMPAQVKVILESRDPLGRHQARVAPAHGLFLKSVLYGRLAGGNPASVQREGKEAPGWPKNLQLENSSPKVGGLE
- the PUSL1 gene encoding tRNA pseudouridine synthase-like 1 isoform X5, producing MGPAAGSVTARYLVYFQYLGTDFNGVAAVRGSQRAVAVGVQNYLEEAAKRLNSVVPVKFTISSRTDAGVHALCNAAHLDVQRRSGQPPFSPEVLAEALNAHLRHPAIRILQAFRVPSDFHARHAATSRTYLYRLVTGCHRPDQLSVFERNRCWPLRAGCLDVGAMREAAQHLLGTHDFSAFQSAGSPATSSVRTLRRASVSPDPGSPFVLPQENRLRFWNLEFESQSFLYRQVAIQPLFSGKARKPQVGQKISSWRTAAQK
- the PUSL1 gene encoding tRNA pseudouridine synthase-like 1 isoform X2; the encoded protein is MGPAAGSVTARYLVYFQYLGTDFNGVAAVRGSQRAVAVGVQNYLEEAAKRLNSVVPVKFTISSRTDAGVHALCNAAHLDVQRRSGQPPFSPEVLAEALNAHLRHPAIRILQAFRVPSDFHARHAATSRTYLYRLVTGCHRPDQLSVFERNRCWPLRAGCLDVGAMREAAQHLLGTHDFSAFQSAGSPATSSVRTLRRASVSPDPGSPFVLPQENRLRFWNLEFESQSFLYRQVRRMTAVLVAVGLGALMPAQVKVILESRDPLGRHQARVAPAHGLFLKSVLYGRLGGNPASVQREGKEAPGWPKNLQLENSSPKVGGLE
- the PUSL1 gene encoding tRNA pseudouridine synthase-like 1 isoform X3, whose protein sequence is MGPAAGSVTARYLVYFQYLGTDFNGVAAVRGSQRAVAVGVQNYLEEAAKRLNSVVPVKFTISSRTDAGVHALCNAAHLDVQRRSGQPPFSPEVLAEALNAHLRHPAIRILQAFRVPSDFHARHAATSRTYLYRLVTGCHRPDQLSVFERNRCWPLRAGCLDVGAMREAAQHLLGTHDFSAFQSAGSPATSSVRTLRRASVSPDPGSPFVLPQENRLRFWNLEFESQSFLYRQVRRMTAVLVAVGLGALMPAQVKVILESRDPLGRHQARVAPAHGLFLKSVLYGRLGFTTRKAQITPRCPADVRAP
- the PUSL1 gene encoding tRNA pseudouridine synthase-like 1 isoform X4 translates to MGAPALLRPGLRPALPTPPQAALSPQEAAKRLNSVVPVKFTISSRTDAGVHALCNAAHLDVQRRSGQPPFSPEVLAEALNAHLRHPAIRILQAFRVPSDFHARHAATSRTYLYRLVTGCHRPDQLSVFERNRCWPLRAGCLDVGAMREAAQHLLGTHDFSAFQSAGSPATSSVRTLRRASVSPDPGSPFVLPQENRLRFWNLEFESQSFLYRQVRRMTAVLVAVGLGALMPAQVKVILESRDPLGRHQARVAPAHGLFLKSVLYGRLAGGNPASVQREGKEAPGWPKNLQLENSSPKVGGLE